From Rhododendron vialii isolate Sample 1 chromosome 10a, ASM3025357v1, the proteins below share one genomic window:
- the LOC131302287 gene encoding UDP-glycosyltransferase 83A1-like has product METPHVLAISYPAQGHVIPLLELAQCLVQHGFKVTFVITEFNHKRVMNALPDKDNVRNHVNLVTIPDGLEPWEDRNDLGKLTESTSEVMPGKLEELIEKINGSDNNKITCVITDGCQGWAMEVAEKMQIRQAVFYPAAAALWALGFSIPELIADGIIDSYGTPVKSQMIQLSPAMPSMNTENFPWMCFQDKNTKNILFDLNTRTLKAVKFADRLICNSSYELEPAAFSLFPNFLPIGPLLASNRLGKSIGHFWPEDSTCLEWLDQHPAQSVIYVAFGSFTVFDQIQFQELAIGLELTNRPFLWVVRPDIIEKANDAYPRGFKERVVTRGRMVGWAPQDKVLSHPSVACFLSHCGWNSTIEGVSNGIPFLCWPYFGDQFFNQTYICDVWKVGLWFNKDESGIIRHEEIKGKVEQLLADEALKARALRLKEVTAESVQEGGCSSNNFGSFIRWMKE; this is encoded by the exons ATGGAAACACCACATGTTTTAGCCATATCTTATCCTGCACAAGGCCATGTAATTCCACTGCTAGAGCTTGCGCAATGTCTAGTACAACACGGTTTCAAAGTCACATTTGTGATCACCGAGTTCAATCACAAAAGGGTGATGAATGCATTGCCAGACAAAGACAATGTAAGGAACCATGTAAATCTGGTTACAATCCCGGATGGGTTGGAACCGTGGGAGGACAGGAATGACTTGGGAAAGCTAACGGAATCCACCTCGGAAGTCATGCCTGGGAAGCTAGAAGAGCTTATAGAAAAGATTAATGGATCAGACAACAACAAGATCACTTGTGTTATAACAGATGGGTGCCAGGGATGGGCCATGGAAGTTGCAGAGAAGATGCAAATCAGGCAAGCGGTCTTTTACCCTGCTGCAGCTGCTCTATGGGCTTTGGGATTCAGCATTCCAGAACTGATTGCTGATGGTATTATAGACAGTTATG GAACTCCAGTGAAGAGTCAGATGATTCAGCTCTCACCAGCCATGCCTTCAATGAACACAGAAAACTTTCCGTGGATGTGCTTTCAAGACAAGAACACAAAAAACATCCTTTTTGATCTTAATACTAGAACCCTCAAGGCTGTGAAATTTGCTGACCGGCTGATCTGCAATTCGAGTTATGAGCTTGAGCCGGCAGCATTTTCCTTATTTCCGAATTTCCTACCAATAGGTCCACTTTTGGCAAGTAACCGGCTGGGAAAGTCCATCGGCCACTTCTGGCCAGAGGACTCAActtgcttggaatggcttgatcaACACCCAGCACAATCAGTCATTTATGTTGCATTTGGGAGCTTCACAGTTTTCGATCAAATCCAATTCCAAGAGTTGGCTATCGGGCTTGAACTAACCAACCGACCATTTTTATGGGTGGTGAGGCCAGATATAATTGAAAAGGCAAATGATGCTTACCCAAGAGGGTTCAAAGAAAGAGTAGTAACTCGCGGACGAATGGTCGGCTGGGCACCTCAGGACAAGGTCCTCAGTCATCCCTCTGTGGCTTGTTTCTTAAGTCATTGTGGTTGGAACTCCACCATTGAAGGCGTAAGCAACGGGATTCCTTTCCTCTGCTGGCCTTATTTTGGTGACCAGTTTTTTAACCAGACCTACATTTGTGATGTTTGGAAAGTTGGGTTGTGGTTCAACAAAGATGAAAGTGGGATCATCAGACACGAAGAAATTAAGGGAAAAGTTGAACAACTGCTGGCTGATGAGGCGTTGAAAGCAAGGGCTTTGCGTCTGAAGGAAGTGACTGCAGAAAGTGTACAAGAAGGTGGCTGTTCTAGCAATAATTTCGGTAGTTTCATCAGGTGGATGAAGGAATAG
- the LOC131302288 gene encoding UDP-glycosyltransferase 83A1-like, producing the protein METHVLAIPYPAQGHVIPLLELAQCLVHHGFKVTFLNTEFNHERVMNALLDNDILTNIVNLVSIPDGLEPWEDRNDLRKLTESTWEVMPGKLEELIEKINGSDNNKITCVIADGCQGWALEVAEKMRIRRAAFWPAAAALWALQLSIPELIADGIIESYGTPVNNQMIQLSPSMPSMNTENFPWLCFHDEKTNKSIFDLFTRNNKAMKFADRLISNSSYELESATFALFPNFLPIGPLLASNRLGKSIGHFWPEDSTCLEWLDQQPAQSVIYVAFGSFTVFSQIQFQELAMGLEITNRPFLWVVRPDITEKVTDAYPRGFKERVATRGRMVGWAPQDKVLAHPSVACFLSHCGWNSTIEGISNGIPFLCWPFFADQFFNQTYICDVWKIGLWFNKDESGIIRHKEIKEKVEELLADEALKARALHLKEVSAETVKGGGCSNNNFNSFIRWMKE; encoded by the exons ATGGAAACACATGTTTTAGCCATACCTTATCCTGCACAAGGCCATGTAATTCCACTGCTAGAGCTTGCGCAATGCCTGGTACACCATGGTTTCAAAGTCACATTTTTGAACACTGAGTTCAATCACGAAAGGGTGATGAACGCGTTATTAGACAACGACATTCTAACGAATATTGTAAATCTGGTTTCGATCCCGGATGGGTTGGAACCTTGGGAGGATAGGAATGACTTGAGAAAGCTTACGGAATCCACCTGGGAGGTCATGCCTGGGAAGCTAGAAGAGCTTATTGAAAAGATTAATGGATCAGACAACAACAAGATCACTTGTGTTATAGCAGATGGGTGCCAGGGATGGGCCTTGGAAGTTGCAGAGAAGATGCGAATCAGGCGAGCAGCCTTCTGGCCTGCTGCAGCTGCCCTATGGGCTTTGCAATTAAGCATTCCGGAACTGATTGCTGATGGGATTATAGAAAGTTATG GAACTCCGGTGAATAATCAGATGATTCAGCTCTCACCATCCATGCCTTCAATGAACACAGAAAACTTCCCATGGCTATGCTTTCATGATGAGAAGACAAATAAATCCATTTTCGATCTTTTTACTAGAAACAACAAGGCCATGAAATTTGCAGACCGGCTGATCTCCAATTCAAGTTATGAGCTAGAGTCGGCAACGTTTGCCTTATTTCCAAATTTCCTACCAATAGGTCCACTTTTGGCAAGTAACCGGCTGGGAAAGTCTATCGGCCACTTCTGGCCAGAGGACTCAActtgcttggaatggcttgatcaACAGCCAGCACAATCAGTCATCTACGTTGCATTTGGAAGCTTCACAGTTTTCAGTCAAATCCAATTCCAAGAGTTGGCTATGGGGCTTGAAATAACCAACCGACCATTTTTATGGGTGGTGCGGCCAGATATTACCGAAAAGGTCACTGATGCTTACCCTAGAGGGTTCAAAGAAAGAGTAGCAACTCGCGGGCGAATGGTAGGTTGGGCTCCTCAGGACAAGGTCCTCGCTCATCCATCTGTGGCTTGTTTCTTAAGCCATTGTGGTTGGAACTCCACCATTGAAGGCATAAGCAACGGGATTCCTTTCCTGTGCTGGCCTTTCTTTGCTGATCAGTTTTTTAACCAGACCTACATTTGTGATGTTTGGAAAATTGGGTTGTGGTTCAACAAAGATGAAAGTGGGATCATCAGACACAAAGAAATTAAGGAAAAAGTGGAAGAACTGCTGGCTGATGAGGCATTGAAAGCAAGGGCTTTGCATCTGAAGGAAGTGTCTGCAGAAACTGTAAAAGGAGGCGGCTGTTCTAACAATAATTTCAATAGTTTCATCAGGTGGATGAAGGAATAG